From Gimesia panareensis, the proteins below share one genomic window:
- the carA gene encoding glutamine-hydrolyzing carbamoyl-phosphate synthase small subunit translates to MQKTAKLALADGSVFTGTAFGADGEVHGEVVFNTSMTGYQEILTDPSYCGQIVTMTYPQIGNYGISPEDVESGGIALQGFIVRELCEIPSNYRSTQTLDEYLKDAGVIGLQGIDTRALVRKIRTSGAMTGVLSTVDLDDESLVKKAQSSPQLAGQDLVSKVLPASSCEWEEGLHPLAHSSSTHSLSGKTVTSMAEGEDQPESSYHIVAIDYGMKWNIPRHLKQLGCRVTVLPGNCTAEDVLALNPDGVFLSNGPGDPEPLTYAIDTIRALLGKVPIFGICLGHQLLGLACGCKTFKLKFGHRGANQPVLNEDTKQVEITSQNHGFAIDPESMPEDVEITHINMNDNTVAGLRHKTHAAFSVQYHPEASAGPHDSHYLFKQFFDSICETRVSS, encoded by the coding sequence ATGCAGAAAACAGCGAAGTTAGCCCTTGCCGACGGCAGCGTATTCACAGGGACGGCTTTTGGTGCGGACGGAGAAGTCCACGGTGAAGTTGTGTTCAACACGAGCATGACCGGTTATCAGGAAATCCTGACCGACCCCTCTTACTGCGGACAGATCGTCACCATGACCTACCCGCAGATCGGAAACTACGGCATCTCCCCCGAAGATGTAGAGTCCGGCGGTATCGCACTGCAGGGCTTTATCGTACGGGAACTCTGTGAAATCCCCAGCAACTATCGCTCGACGCAGACCCTCGATGAATATCTGAAGGACGCCGGAGTCATCGGCCTGCAGGGGATCGACACCCGCGCTCTGGTTCGCAAGATCCGAACTTCCGGCGCCATGACCGGTGTACTCTCCACTGTCGACCTGGATGATGAATCGCTGGTCAAAAAAGCCCAGAGCAGTCCGCAACTGGCCGGTCAGGATCTGGTCAGCAAAGTTCTGCCCGCCTCTTCCTGCGAATGGGAAGAAGGCCTGCACCCGCTGGCACACAGCAGTTCGACCCACTCCCTCTCCGGCAAAACCGTCACCAGTATGGCCGAAGGGGAAGATCAGCCGGAAAGCTCCTACCACATCGTCGCCATTGATTACGGCATGAAGTGGAACATCCCCCGCCACCTGAAACAGCTCGGCTGTCGCGTGACGGTTCTCCCCGGAAACTGCACCGCGGAAGACGTGCTCGCCCTCAATCCGGACGGCGTCTTCCTCTCCAATGGTCCCGGGGATCCGGAACCGCTGACCTATGCCATCGACACCATTCGTGCCCTGCTGGGTAAGGTTCCGATCTTCGGGATCTGCCTGGGACATCAGCTGCTCGGCCTGGCCTGTGGCTGCAAAACCTTCAAGCTCAAGTTCGGGCACCGTGGCGCCAATCAGCCGGTTCTCAACGAAGATACGAAACAGGTGGAAATCACCTCTCAGAACCACGGCTTCGCCATCGACCCCGAATCCATGCCGGAAGATGTGGAAATTACCCATATCAATATGAACGACAACACCGTTGCCGGGCTCCGTCACAAAACCCATGCCGCTTTCAGTGTGCAGTACCACCCTGAAGCCTCTGCAGGGCCTCACGACAGCCACTATCTGTTCAAACAGTTCTTTGACAGCATCTGTGAAACCCGGGTTTCTTCCTGA
- a CDS encoding ArsR/SmtB family transcription factor has translation MATNLVDPPQEGTTQRFPTLPDHLEKNLVKVFKLLSDETRLRIMLYLAQEEELFVTALCERLNQSQPAVSHHLALLRDAGLIEARRDGKHNFYSICRSHFHSIMGELFNSFNDPNENIIRIDNFVLTQDLS, from the coding sequence ATGGCCACAAATCTTGTGGATCCGCCCCAGGAAGGAACGACCCAGCGTTTTCCGACGCTGCCAGATCATCTGGAGAAAAACCTCGTTAAAGTCTTTAAACTGCTGTCCGATGAAACGCGACTGCGGATTATGCTTTACCTGGCCCAGGAAGAAGAATTATTCGTAACTGCCTTGTGTGAAAGACTCAACCAGAGTCAGCCGGCTGTCAGCCACCATCTCGCACTGCTCCGCGACGCAGGCTTAATTGAAGCACGCCGCGACGGCAAACACAACTTCTATTCGATCTGCCGGTCCCATTTTCACTCGATCATGGGTGAACTGTTCAACAGCTTCAATGATCCCAATGAAAATATTATCCGCATCGATAACTTTGTCCTCACACAGGACCTCAGTTGA
- a CDS encoding SDR family NAD(P)-dependent oxidoreductase, whose amino-acid sequence MSVSPFCDLTGMKALVTGSSSGIGKAIALELADAGADVLIHYRNSSQSAEEVVQEIRSRGRKSAALSIDLARQDQYPDFIIRAFEEWGALDIWVNNAGVDLLTGTEAKLEYDQKLEKLFDVDVRGTVLLSREVGRRMQAQGYGCILNIGWDQSDRGMEGDSGELFATSKNAIMGFSRSLAVTLAPKVRVNCIAPGWIQTAWGEKASELWQERVKQETPMDCWGTPQDIANMARFLCSREAAYITGQVINVNGGAVR is encoded by the coding sequence GTGTCTGTCTCTCCGTTCTGTGATTTGACCGGGATGAAAGCTCTGGTAACCGGTTCCTCTTCCGGCATCGGAAAAGCGATCGCACTGGAGCTGGCTGATGCCGGGGCGGATGTGCTGATCCATTATCGGAATTCCTCTCAGTCTGCGGAAGAGGTGGTGCAGGAGATCCGGAGCCGGGGACGGAAGTCGGCAGCCCTCTCTATCGACCTGGCCCGGCAGGACCAGTATCCCGATTTTATTATTCGTGCTTTTGAGGAATGGGGGGCGTTGGACATTTGGGTGAATAACGCCGGCGTCGATCTGCTGACCGGAACAGAAGCGAAACTGGAGTATGACCAGAAGCTCGAGAAGCTGTTCGATGTCGATGTTCGCGGAACGGTTCTGCTGTCTCGCGAAGTGGGACGACGGATGCAGGCGCAGGGCTATGGCTGTATCCTGAATATTGGCTGGGATCAGTCGGATCGGGGCATGGAAGGGGACAGCGGCGAGCTGTTTGCGACCAGCAAAAATGCGATCATGGGTTTCAGTCGGTCATTGGCGGTCACACTGGCACCCAAGGTCCGTGTAAACTGTATCGCGCCGGGCTGGATTCAGACCGCCTGGGGAGAAAAGGCGAGCGAACTCTGGCAGGAGCGGGTGAAACAGGAAACGCCGATGGACTGCTGGGGGACTCCGCAGGACATCGCCAACATGGCGCGATTTCTCTGCAGTCGGGAAGCGGCTTACATCACAGGACAGGTCATCAACGTCAATGGAGGCGCAGTTCGCTGA
- a CDS encoding PVC-type heme-binding CxxCH protein codes for MTGLSPARLLISSLLFSAVCSLSPLAAAEIKTPRSLDPRIKIELFAAEPDVVTVTGLSVDQRGRVFVVENHTHFRPENYEGPKTDRIRLLEDTTGDGRADRIQTFYEGSTETMNVAAHPNGWIYVATRSSIFRLRDKDDDGKADLRQNLVQLETTATYPHNGFSGFAFDFFNNIYFAMGENEGADAELVGDFGNIYFTLGQNYGDDAILIGKGSVRIPALRGEGGVFRCRTDGSRLERIATGFWNPFHLCFDFYGRMFVGDNDPGNRPPCRLLTIVQGGDYGYRRRTLEPFIAVNAETPGTLPMTSSTGESPTGVISYESDQLPADYRGDLLVASWGEHRIDRYHLTPDGASFKTTTQPVIAGEEHFRPAGIAVGPDGSLYVGDWADRSYPLHGKGRIWKISAVKPELSPRNNALTSPDWQQRQNAARALLAQKKPGIDKLKTALSNDDPRVRAVALNALASVNKMNSELAAPLLTDKEPGIREQAVTILPAELVDFAKVVQEDQSPAVQAAALRRITNKQDLPLLFDRLHSSDPFMQQAAREGLRQTLSNPELTKLFSSNDDPAVRLAAILLLKESNTSADESLLQQALKDTNPAVRFVAVEWIGRDQLKQFRETLVSDLASQATTPDLLKAYLASIAQLDGVMKEWTRGTTGDWWVTKSQAQQLVARLLDLPDTSPEVLKQILLFLPAKHPALSEKKLTALAKSANPGVRTEAIRSLRELKTKTVRQQLLQLAADAKADTNLRAEAIIGLDSAQPENVKPLLQLATDPSPVVANEALRTLRGAQLTQAQRTALKQLAANNDEKNALVHRVLNQNSTQTKPARDELSAWMQTLAGPADPRAGQRLFFHPQGPGCFRCHQIDGRGQQVGPGLIRTNGRIALNRERLVEAIIDPSKDIDPGFLPLTIVTIDGQTASGIYHKHNNKERSIYDSNGKIRSFKIDEIEEMVPSKTSIMPNGLVDQMTLQEFRDLIAYLLPGSNSEESPSD; via the coding sequence ATGACCGGTCTTTCCCCTGCCCGACTGTTGATTTCCTCTCTGCTGTTCTCCGCTGTCTGCAGCCTCTCCCCCCTGGCAGCAGCGGAGATCAAAACGCCCCGCTCCCTCGACCCGCGGATTAAGATCGAACTCTTTGCTGCCGAACCGGATGTCGTCACGGTCACCGGCCTCTCCGTCGATCAGCGGGGACGCGTCTTTGTCGTCGAAAACCATACTCACTTCCGTCCCGAAAATTACGAGGGCCCCAAAACCGACCGCATTCGACTGCTCGAAGACACCACCGGCGACGGCCGTGCCGACCGCATCCAGACCTTCTACGAAGGCTCAACCGAAACCATGAACGTCGCCGCCCATCCCAATGGCTGGATCTACGTCGCCACGCGGAGTTCTATTTTCCGTCTCCGCGACAAAGACGATGACGGCAAAGCGGACCTCCGCCAGAACCTGGTTCAGTTGGAAACCACCGCCACCTATCCCCACAACGGCTTCTCCGGCTTTGCCTTTGATTTCTTCAACAACATCTATTTCGCCATGGGAGAAAATGAGGGTGCCGACGCCGAACTGGTGGGCGACTTCGGGAATATCTATTTCACCCTCGGCCAGAATTACGGAGACGACGCGATTCTCATCGGCAAAGGCAGCGTTCGCATTCCCGCCCTGCGGGGTGAAGGAGGCGTCTTCCGCTGTCGTACCGACGGCAGCCGCCTCGAACGGATCGCCACCGGTTTCTGGAATCCCTTCCACCTCTGCTTTGATTTCTACGGCCGCATGTTTGTTGGGGATAACGACCCCGGCAACCGACCTCCCTGCCGGTTGCTCACCATCGTTCAGGGGGGTGACTACGGCTACCGGCGTCGCACGCTCGAACCCTTTATCGCGGTCAACGCCGAAACTCCGGGCACGCTACCCATGACATCCTCCACCGGAGAATCTCCCACCGGCGTGATCTCCTATGAATCCGATCAGCTTCCCGCCGACTACCGCGGCGATCTGCTGGTGGCCAGTTGGGGCGAACATCGCATTGACCGCTATCACCTCACTCCCGATGGTGCCTCGTTCAAAACCACCACGCAACCGGTTATCGCCGGCGAAGAACATTTTCGTCCCGCGGGCATCGCTGTCGGCCCCGACGGCAGCCTGTATGTCGGCGACTGGGCTGATCGTTCCTATCCGCTGCATGGCAAAGGCCGAATCTGGAAAATCAGCGCTGTCAAACCGGAACTCTCCCCCCGCAACAACGCGCTGACCTCCCCCGACTGGCAACAGCGTCAGAACGCGGCCCGCGCATTACTCGCGCAGAAGAAGCCCGGCATCGACAAACTCAAAACCGCCCTCAGCAACGACGATCCCCGCGTTCGTGCCGTCGCCTTGAATGCCCTGGCCAGCGTCAACAAAATGAACTCTGAACTCGCTGCCCCGCTACTTACAGACAAAGAGCCCGGCATCCGCGAACAGGCAGTGACGATCCTCCCCGCGGAACTCGTTGATTTCGCCAAAGTGGTCCAGGAAGATCAGTCCCCCGCTGTCCAGGCCGCCGCCCTCAGACGCATCACGAACAAACAGGATTTACCCCTGCTCTTCGACCGTCTTCACAGCAGCGACCCGTTCATGCAGCAGGCCGCACGCGAAGGACTCCGCCAGACACTTTCCAATCCAGAGCTCACGAAACTGTTCTCCAGCAACGACGATCCCGCCGTCCGCCTGGCAGCGATTCTCCTGCTTAAAGAAAGCAACACATCAGCCGATGAAAGTCTGCTGCAACAGGCACTCAAAGACACGAATCCCGCTGTGCGATTCGTCGCCGTTGAATGGATCGGCCGCGATCAACTTAAACAGTTCCGCGAAACCCTGGTCTCCGACCTTGCCAGCCAGGCCACTACTCCCGATCTGCTCAAAGCCTACCTGGCCTCCATCGCACAGCTCGACGGCGTGATGAAAGAATGGACGCGGGGCACGACAGGCGACTGGTGGGTTACTAAATCCCAGGCCCAGCAACTGGTCGCCCGCCTGCTGGATCTGCCGGACACATCCCCGGAAGTGCTGAAACAGATCCTGCTCTTTCTGCCCGCGAAACATCCCGCACTCAGTGAAAAGAAACTGACCGCATTGGCCAAATCAGCCAATCCCGGCGTCCGCACCGAAGCCATCCGCAGCCTCCGCGAACTCAAAACCAAAACCGTTCGTCAGCAACTGCTCCAACTCGCCGCCGATGCAAAAGCCGACACCAACCTCCGCGCCGAAGCGATTATCGGCCTCGATTCCGCTCAACCGGAAAATGTCAAACCATTGCTGCAGCTGGCTACAGACCCCAGTCCCGTGGTTGCCAACGAAGCCCTGCGCACCCTCCGCGGCGCACAGCTGACTCAAGCACAACGGACCGCCCTGAAACAGCTGGCTGCAAACAACGACGAAAAAAATGCTCTGGTCCACCGCGTCCTGAATCAGAATTCGACACAAACCAAACCGGCCCGGGATGAGCTCTCCGCATGGATGCAGACCCTTGCCGGTCCAGCCGATCCCCGTGCAGGACAACGTCTCTTCTTTCATCCCCAGGGTCCCGGCTGTTTTCGCTGTCACCAGATCGACGGTCGCGGCCAGCAGGTCGGCCCCGGCCTGATTCGTACCAACGGTCGGATCGCATTGAACCGGGAACGACTGGTAGAAGCGATCATCGATCCCAGTAAAGATATCGACCCGGGCTTTCTCCCGCTGACGATTGTCACCATCGATGGTCAGACCGCATCGGGCATTTATCACAAGCACAATAACAAGGAACGTTCGATCTACGACTCCAACGGAAAGATCCGCTCGTTTAAAATCGACGAGATCGAAGAAATGGTTCCCTCGAAAACGTCGATCATGCCCAATGGACTGGTCGACCAAATGACACTCCAGGAATTTCGTGACCTGATCGCCTACCTCCTGCCGGGATCAAATTCGGAGGAGTCACCTTCCGACTGA
- a CDS encoding alpha/beta hydrolase, translating into MNFRFTIALIACTLAVTVQFPDFNSTSTLSAAEKKGKATAKKPGWRPLKDAEFKLYKQTDQGDLHLNIYKPADWKPGDSRPAIVFFFGGGWRSGNPSQFEPHCRYLASRGMVACSAEYRIKTKHNTTPFECVSDGKSAVRWIREHAAELGVDPNRIVAGGGSAGGHVAACTGTVTGFDEPDENKKVSSVPNAMALFNPVVDTTETGWKGGPQQLGERCKEISPIHFVRKGTPPTIIFHGTGDTTVLFENVERFTDQMKQKGNRCELIPYPDQPHGFFNLSRNKKNYDDTIEKLDAFLTSLGYLPPQK; encoded by the coding sequence ATGAATTTCCGTTTCACCATTGCGCTCATCGCTTGCACCCTCGCAGTCACAGTACAATTCCCCGACTTCAATTCCACCTCGACTCTCTCCGCAGCCGAGAAGAAAGGCAAAGCCACCGCCAAAAAGCCCGGCTGGAGACCACTCAAGGATGCGGAATTCAAGCTCTATAAACAAACAGACCAGGGCGATCTGCACCTGAATATCTATAAACCTGCCGACTGGAAGCCCGGCGACTCCCGCCCCGCCATCGTCTTCTTTTTCGGGGGCGGCTGGCGCAGCGGCAACCCCAGCCAGTTTGAACCCCACTGCCGCTACCTCGCTTCCCGCGGCATGGTCGCCTGCTCTGCCGAATACCGCATCAAAACCAAACACAACACCACCCCCTTCGAATGCGTCTCCGATGGCAAATCAGCTGTCCGCTGGATTCGCGAGCATGCCGCTGAACTCGGCGTCGATCCCAATCGCATTGTTGCCGGAGGCGGTTCGGCCGGTGGTCATGTCGCTGCCTGCACGGGCACAGTAACCGGGTTCGATGAACCAGACGAAAACAAGAAAGTCTCTTCCGTCCCCAATGCGATGGCCCTGTTCAACCCGGTCGTCGACACCACCGAGACCGGCTGGAAAGGGGGACCGCAACAGCTGGGCGAACGGTGCAAGGAAATCTCTCCCATCCATTTCGTGCGGAAGGGCACCCCACCCACGATTATTTTCCATGGCACGGGCGACACAACAGTACTTTTCGAAAATGTCGAACGCTTTACTGATCAGATGAAGCAGAAAGGCAACCGCTGTGAACTCATCCCCTATCCGGATCAGCCGCACGGCTTCTTTAATCTGAGCCGCAATAAAAAGAACTACGATGATACCATCGAAAAGCTGGACGCGTTTCTGACCTCACTGGGCTACCTGCCGCCGCAGAAATAG